From Pseudomonas sp. G2-4:
CGCAGGATAAATAGTCTGGTGGACATCATAAGGGGGCGCCCTTGAAATGGGTAGTTCACAAAGGATCGGTGGTGCCCGACCAAAGCTGTCTGTTCCGCGGCGGCGGGGCCTGTATACTTGCGCTCTATTTGAGGAGCGCTCCATGGTCGAAGATGTTGAACTGAATCGCCTCTACTGGCACAGCCGCCGCGGCATGCTTGAGCTGGACGTGTTGCTGGTGCCGTTCGTGAAAGAGGTTTATCCCCATCTTAATGAAGTGGACCGTGCGTGCTATGTCCGTCTGCTCGAGTGCGAGGATCAGGACATGTTTGGCTGGTTCATGGAGCGCAGCGAATCCGAAGATCCAGAGCTGCAACGCATGGTTCGGATGATTCTGGACCGTGTCCAGCCCAAGTAGTCGCTTCGAATGCCGCTGGCAGGCCTGCGGGCAATTGCTGGCGGCCTATCTCCTGGCCCAGGTGTTCGCCTTGGCTTCGTTGTTCCTGTTGTCTGTCCCGTTCTGGTTCACGGCGCTTGGCGTTGCGCTGTGCCTGGCCCATGGCGCCTGGACGATACCGCGAGATATCTTGCTGACCCATCGCCGGGCCTTTTGCGGCTTGCGTCGTGATGC
This genomic window contains:
- a CDS encoding succinate dehydrogenase assembly factor 2 — translated: MVEDVELNRLYWHSRRGMLELDVLLVPFVKEVYPHLNEVDRACYVRLLECEDQDMFGWFMERSESEDPELQRMVRMILDRVQPK
- a CDS encoding protein YgfX, coding for MSSPSSRFECRWQACGQLLAAYLLAQVFALASLFLLSVPFWFTALGVALCLAHGAWTIPRDILLTHRRAFCGLRRDAGGWQLWSRADGWRAVQLRPDSLALPLIVVLRFRLQGERRIRSLCVPRNALAPDEHRRLRVRLKFSRRRWAAPG